In Leptospira bouyouniensis, the following proteins share a genomic window:
- a CDS encoding DNA primase, protein MSQSQKEDFDIVSLIELCREKKYETCVAGFSAIDKIEKITLPKKLKNRKLTVQALYALTNDMVQWKYLSSEEKAQLQAEKDKLAGVTSTAGTSFAPHAEEDIEEDFIPEEEAKKPEFEDGYEDEFGDDTEEEEDDEDDDFDDDSDDDDDADEEEED, encoded by the coding sequence ATGAGCCAATCACAGAAAGAAGATTTTGATATCGTATCCTTAATAGAACTTTGCCGGGAAAAGAAATACGAAACATGTGTGGCCGGCTTTAGTGCGATCGATAAAATCGAAAAAATCACCCTTCCTAAAAAATTGAAAAACCGTAAACTTACGGTGCAAGCACTTTACGCTTTAACAAATGATATGGTGCAATGGAAATACCTTTCTTCAGAAGAAAAGGCACAACTCCAAGCCGAAAAAGACAAACTTGCTGGAGTCACTTCCACTGCAGGGACTTCATTTGCTCCTCATGCAGAAGAAGATATCGAAGAAGATTTCATTCCAGAAGAAGAAGCTAAAAAACCAGAATTTGAAGATGGTTATGAAGATGAATTCGGCGATGATACAGAAGAGGAAGAAGACGATGAGGATGATGACTTCGACGACGACTCTGACGATGATGACGATGCCGATGAGGAAGAAGAGGATTAG
- a CDS encoding TlpA family protein disulfide reductase, translating into MKASLILFISLCLISCAPAKSSYFGEGTFVGVSASGEEIIFANLEKDQIALNVYSPDCVPCWKEIPALNLLHSEIQNKFPNKVLFMVVDPYQIVPDITDELPFGQVYQLAKERMNLEIKNRNIQVPIVFMKKPFRVKEGGLVTGTPETLLFETKPLRLYYNFLGSISELSNKESIEKDPKFNFFRYQFGMESI; encoded by the coding sequence ATGAAAGCCTCCCTCATTTTATTTATTAGTTTATGTCTCATTAGTTGCGCCCCTGCGAAATCTTCCTACTTCGGAGAAGGGACGTTTGTTGGTGTTTCGGCTTCTGGGGAAGAAATTATCTTTGCCAACCTTGAAAAAGACCAAATTGCATTGAATGTTTACTCTCCCGATTGTGTACCCTGTTGGAAAGAAATCCCAGCACTGAACTTACTTCATTCCGAAATCCAAAACAAATTTCCGAACAAAGTTTTATTTATGGTTGTAGACCCTTATCAAATTGTTCCCGATATCACCGATGAACTTCCGTTTGGTCAAGTGTATCAGCTAGCCAAAGAAAGGATGAATTTAGAGATCAAAAACCGAAACATCCAAGTTCCGATAGTGTTTATGAAAAAACCATTTCGGGTCAAAGAGGGTGGACTTGTGACTGGAACTCCAGAAACACTTTTATTTGAAACAAAACCACTTAGATTATATTATAATTTTTTGGGCTCTATCTCTGAACTTTCGAACAAAGAATCAATTGAGAAAGATCCAAAGTTCAATTTTTTTCGATATCAATTTGGAATGGAATCTATATGA